The nucleotide window CAGAACCTGCACAAGAGCTTCGGCCCCCGCGTCCTCTTCGACGGCGTCTCCTTCGCCATCGACGAGGGCGAGAAGGTGGGCTTCATCGGGGTGAACGGGTCGGGAAAGAGCACCCTCTTCCGCATCATCGGCGGCATGGAGCCGCCCGATGACGGGACGCTCGCCTTCCAGCGCGGGATGCGCGTCGGCTACCTGGAGCAGGAGCCGGAGTTCGAGACGGGCGCCACCATCCTCACCGCTGCCGCCGGGGGCACGCCGGAGCTGAACGAGGCCATCGCCGCGTACCACGACGTCGGCGGCCGCCTCACCCGCGGCGAGGGCGACACGGACCGGCTCCTCGCGCGGCAGGGAGAGCTGGCAGCCCGCATCGACGCGCTGGGCGGATGGGACCACGAGCACCGCATGGAGGCGATCCTCACGCGCCTGCAGGTGGACCGCTGGGAGCGCCCGGTGGAAGGTCTGAGCGGGGGCGAGCGGAAGCGGGTGGCGCTGGCGCGCGTCCTCCTGCAGCAGCCCGAGCTCCTGCTAATGGACGAGCCCACCAACCACCTGGACGCCGACACCACGCTCTGGCTGGAGGGGCACCTGCGCGAGTACCCCGGCGCGGTGATGCTCATCACCCACGACCGCTACTTCCTGGACCGCGTGGTCACCCGGATGATCGAGGTCACCCCCGGCGAGCTGACCGCCTTTCCCGGCGGCTACACCGAGTACCTGGAAGCCAAGGCCGAGCGCACCGCGCGCCTGGCCGTCGAGGCCGACAAGCGCAGCCGCCTCCTGGAGAAGGAGCTGGCCTGGGTGCGCCGCTCGCCCAGCGCGCGCACGGGAAAGCAGCAGGCGCGCATCAACCGTCTGGACGACCTGCAGGCCGAGCACCGCGACAAGCGCCTCCCCACGCGCACCGCCGTCGAGATCGCGATGGCGGACGCGCCGCGGCTGGGGCGCACGGTGCTGAACCTCCACGGCATCCGCAAGGCGTTCGGGAGCCACACGCTGGTGCGCGACTTCAGCACCATCCTGCAGGCGGGGGAGCGCATCGGCATCATCGGGCCGAACGGGGCGGGGAAGACGACGCTCCTGCGCATCATCATGGGCACCGAGCCTCCCGACGCCGGCGAGGTGGAGCTGGGCAAGAACACGCACATCGCCTACTTCGACCAGCGCCGCGAGGAGCTGGATCCCGAGAATACCGTCTATGAGGCCGCCGCCGAGCAGGACTGGGTGGTGGTGGGCGGCGAGCGCATCCACCTGCGCTCGCACCTGGAAACGTTCCTCTTCCCCGTCCCGCAGCAGCGCCAGAAGATCAAGTCGCTCTCCGGCGGCGAAAAGAACCGGCTCCTCCTCGCCCGCCTCTTCCTGCGCGAGGCGAACCTGCTGATCCTGGACGAGCCCACCAACGACCTGGACCTCGTCACGCTCCAGGTGCTGGAGGACGTCCTCTCCGACTACCCCGGCTGCGTGCTCCTGGTGACGCACGACCGCTTCTTCCTGGACAAGGTCGCCACGGGCCTAATCGCCTTCGAGGGGAACGGCGAGCTGCGCCGCCACGCGGGCGGCTACGACCTGTACCGCCGCCTCAAGGAGCAGCGCGAGTCCGAAGCCGCCGCGGCCGCCGCCCCCGCCGCGCGCAAGTCCACCCCCGGCGCTCCCGCCCGCCCGTCCACCGAGCGCAAGCTGAGCTACAAGGAGAAGCGCGAGCTGGAGGGGATGGAGGAAGCGATCATGAAGGCCGAGGCCCG belongs to Longimicrobium sp. and includes:
- a CDS encoding ABC-F family ATP-binding cassette domain-containing protein; this translates as MNVVNVQNLHKSFGPRVLFDGVSFAIDEGEKVGFIGVNGSGKSTLFRIIGGMEPPDDGTLAFQRGMRVGYLEQEPEFETGATILTAAAGGTPELNEAIAAYHDVGGRLTRGEGDTDRLLARQGELAARIDALGGWDHEHRMEAILTRLQVDRWERPVEGLSGGERKRVALARVLLQQPELLLMDEPTNHLDADTTLWLEGHLREYPGAVMLITHDRYFLDRVVTRMIEVTPGELTAFPGGYTEYLEAKAERTARLAVEADKRSRLLEKELAWVRRSPSARTGKQQARINRLDDLQAEHRDKRLPTRTAVEIAMADAPRLGRTVLNLHGIRKAFGSHTLVRDFSTILQAGERIGIIGPNGAGKTTLLRIIMGTEPPDAGEVELGKNTHIAYFDQRREELDPENTVYEAAAEQDWVVVGGERIHLRSHLETFLFPVPQQRQKIKSLSGGEKNRLLLARLFLREANLLILDEPTNDLDLVTLQVLEDVLSDYPGCVLLVTHDRFFLDKVATGLIAFEGNGELRRHAGGYDLYRRLKEQRESEAAAAAAPAARKSTPGAPARPSTERKLSYKEKRELEGMEEAIMKAEARKEELESRLADPGLYATGNDEVQRVTAQFREASEQVDALYARWAELEAVG